One window of the Dreissena polymorpha isolate Duluth1 chromosome 5, UMN_Dpol_1.0, whole genome shotgun sequence genome contains the following:
- the LOC127831885 gene encoding protein hairy-like, translating to MADTAVESGIMTPHNTNMDKKDSAYKRSNKPFMEKKRRARINNCLTQLKTLVLQAMRKDTNQYSKLEKADILEMTVKHLRQLQRQQVSQAITCDPNTVTKYKSGFNECANEVVRYLSSVPGVDSDVRSKLINHLGNVVTQVNGASPEVSQQPLNVQIPAAVGHNGQAMQNGCLLMTTAGVHPSTVVLQQKSSPTNVAGLYSQGHIIHNIHQQQQQQQQQRLYASQPQFCGSFQIVQSPGSSSPVAVYLGQTQTFQQQYQPHHHQQQQQYQHTTQPSPTDSLSRSPPRTKASLKAFDSSFSQMSDSEHSNASSPSCSPASSPTSYPTSVLTSHLEYTVKCGRTPSPLKVDDVWRPW from the exons ATGGCGGACACCGCAGTTGAAAGTGGAATTATGACACCTCATAATACTAACATGGACAAAAAGGATTCGGCTTACAAAAga AGCAACAAGCCATTTATGGAGAAGAAAAGAAGAGCTCGAATCAACAACTGCCTCACACAACTGAAGACGCTTGTGTTACAGGCGATGAGAAAAGAT ACGAACCAGTACTCCAAGCTCGAGAAAGCGGACATCCTAGAGATGACGGTAAAGCACTTACGTCAGCTGCAACGTCAGCAAGTCAGCCAGGCGATCACGTGCGACCCTAACACCGTCACCAAGTACAAGAGCGGCTTTAACGAGTGCGCAAACGAGGTCGTGCGGTACCTGAGCTCCGTGCCGGGCGTCGACAGTGACGTCAGAAGCAAGCTAATCAACCATCTCGGGAACGTCGTAACGCAGGTCAACGGCGCCTCGCCGGAAGTTTCTCAGCAGCCGCTCAACGTTCAGATTCCCGCCGCCGTTGGTCATAACGGTCAAGCTATGCAGAACGGGTGCCTTCTGATGACTACCGCGGGCGTTCACCCGTCGACGGTTGTTCTCCAGCAGAAATCCAGCCCAACAAACGTTGCTGGATTGTATAGTCAAGGACATATAATTCATAACATtcatcagcagcaacaacaacagcagcagcaacggTTATACGCATCGCAACCCCAGTTCTGTGGATCGTTTCAAATTGTGCAAAGTCCGGGGTCGTCATCGCCAGTGGCAGTGTATTTGGGTCAAACACAAACATTCCAGCAGCAATATCagcctcatcatcatcaacaacagcagCAATACCAACACACTACTCAACCGTCTCCAACAGACAGTTTATCAAGATCTCCTCCTCGCACAAAGGCCAGTCTGAAAGCATTTGACTCTAGCTTTTCGCAAATGTCGGACTCCGAACATTCAAACGCATCGTCGCCATCTTGTTCTCCTGCGTCATCGCCCACGTCATATCCTACGTCAGTGCTGACGTCACATTTGGAATACACCGTTAAATGCGGTCGCACGCCTAGTCCGCTAAAAGTGGACGATGTTTGGCGTCCATGGTGA